The window TCGTCTCCGGACACAATCCGATCCGGCGCGAGATCGCCAAGTTGTCGCTCGAGAAGCTGATCTCCGACGGGCGCATTCATCCCGGCAGGATCGAGGAAGTCGTGCGCAAGTCCGAACAGGAGGTGGATGAAGCGATTCGCGAGGCCGGTCAGAAAGCCATTTTCGACGTCGGTGTTCATGGAGTGCATCCTGAATTGATCAAACTGCTGGGTAGACTCAAGTACCGGTACAGCTACGCGCAGAACGTTCTGCTCCACTCGATCGAAGCCGCTTTCATTTGCGGGAACATGGCCGCTGAGCTGGGCTTGAACGAAAAACAGGCCCGCCGCGCCGCGCTGCTCCACGACATCGGCAAGGCGGTCGATCACGAGGTCGAAGGATCGCACGCCATTATCGGAGCAGAATTAGCGCGGAAATACGGTGAGTCGCCGAAGATCGTCAATGCCATCGCGGCGCACCATGAAGACGTCAAGGCGGAGACGATCCTGGCGCCGCTGGTAGATGCGGCGGATGCTCTGTCAGGAGCGCGTCCCGGCGCGCGCCGCGAGATGCTCGAGACCTACGTGCGGCGGCTGGAAGAGCTGGAGCGCATCACCAACTCGTTCAAGGGCGTGGAGAAATCCTACGCCGTCCAGGCCGGGCGCGAGATCAGGATCATCGTGCAGCACGACACCATCTCCGACGAAGAAGCCGCCCGGATGGCGCGCGAGATCGCCCGTAAGATCGAAGCTGAGATGACCTATCCCGGCCAGATCAAGGTCACCGTCATTCGCGAGGTGCGGTCGGTGGAATACGCGAGATAACCCATTTTAGATTTTGGATTGCCGATTTTGGATTTAATCTAAAATCAAAAATCTAAAATCGAAAATCGGGGTGGGCATGCGAATCTTGATCTTGGGAGACGTAGTGGGCCGGCCGGGGCGAACTGCCGTACGGGAGCTGGTGCCCGGTCTGGTGAAGAATGAGAACGTCGATCTCGTCGTCGCCAACGCGGAGAACTCCGCCGGCGGCATGGGTGTCGACATTAAGAGCGCCGAGGAGATGATTTCCGGAGGCGTTCATGTTCTGACCTCGGGAAATCATATTTGGAAAAAAAAAGAGATCTATCCTTACCTGGAGAACAAGAGCCGTCTTTTGCGTCCGGCTAATTATCCTAATGGCGCGCCGGGCCGCGGCTGGATCGAATGGAGCGACCAGCGCGGCCTCCGCGCTCTGGTGATCAACTTGCAGGGGCGAATTTTTATGCCGCACCAGGTCGATGATCCTTTCCGTTGCGCCGACGCTCTGCTCAACGAGCACGGCGGTCATTCACGGGTCGTCATCGTCGATATGCACGCCGAGGCGACTTCAGAAAAAATCGCGATGGGCTGGTATCTCGACGGCCGCGCGTCGGTAGTCTACGGGACGCACACGCACGTGCAGACCGCGGACGAGAGAATTCTGCCCGGCGGCACAGCCTACATTACGGACCTCGGTATGTGCGGCCCGTTGGACTCGGTGATCGGAATCGAAAAGGAAAGCGTCATCGAGGGATTTTTGACCCAGTTGCCGCGCAAGTTCGAAGTCGCC of the Candidatus Binatia bacterium genome contains:
- the rny gene encoding ribonuclease Y, which produces MEVNLLAGIVGILIGGGLFLAFSWLRKTQGRSEVEQARTTAARIIEEAKREAGAIKKEAEIQGKDRILQAKTEFENEIRETRREIQALEKRLVGKEEGLDKRIEGAERRESEVARREQSLKAKEKSLEEKQAEYERKADEAKQQLEHVAGMTREEAKRSLIDQMVEEAKHESAKRIRVIEEEAREEAVRKGQKIVALAIERLAGDFVAERTVTVVPLPSDDLKGRIIGREGRNIRALEAATGIDLIVDDTPESVIVSGHNPIRREIAKLSLEKLISDGRIHPGRIEEVVRKSEQEVDEAIREAGQKAIFDVGVHGVHPELIKLLGRLKYRYSYAQNVLLHSIEAAFICGNMAAELGLNEKQARRAALLHDIGKAVDHEVEGSHAIIGAELARKYGESPKIVNAIAAHHEDVKAETILAPLVDAADALSGARPGARREMLETYVRRLEELERITNSFKGVEKSYAVQAGREIRIIVQHDTISDEEAARMAREIARKIEAEMTYPGQIKVTVIREVRSVEYAR
- a CDS encoding TIGR00282 family metallophosphoesterase; translation: MRILILGDVVGRPGRTAVRELVPGLVKNENVDLVVANAENSAGGMGVDIKSAEEMISGGVHVLTSGNHIWKKKEIYPYLENKSRLLRPANYPNGAPGRGWIEWSDQRGLRALVINLQGRIFMPHQVDDPFRCADALLNEHGGHSRVVIVDMHAEATSEKIAMGWYLDGRASVVYGTHTHVQTADERILPGGTAYITDLGMCGPLDSVIGIEKESVIEGFLTQLPRKFEVAKENVVLQGIIVDIDEETGKAREIRRLRVPWKREDD